Below is a genomic region from Dehalococcoidia bacterium.
TGAGCGGAGCGGCGACCGCGGCGAGCGGCTCGACGCGGCCGTGGAGCCTCCGCCGCGCGCTTTTTCCATCTTGCGGCCGCGCCGCATCTATCCCTTCGGGATCAGCCGGTCGCGGCTCGAGCGGGCGATCCGCGAGATGCAGGTGCCTGCCTCGATTGTCGATACTATCGACCACGCCGATGTGGTGATGACGCTCAAGAGCTACTATCGCCAGCGCAACCCCGGCTTGCGCGAGGCTGAAGTGCGCGGCATCCCGGTGTTTGTCCTCAAGCAGAACACGGTGCTGCAGATGGAGCAGAGCCTCGGCCATATGTTTGATATCGGGGCGACGGAGGGCGACCCAGTGGCGGCGGCGCTGCGGGAGGCGGAAGACGCTATCGACGAGGTGCTGCGAACCGACCGTCCTGTGGAGTTGAGCCCGCAGAACGCGTTTATTCGCCGGCTTCAGCATGAGCTTGCCGAGCGCTACCAGATTCAGTCGGAGAGCACCGGGCGCGAGCCGAACCGACGCGTCCGCTTGTTCCGCCAAGCGTCCGGCACGTGACCGACTGGAGCGCACTCGCCGCTGGGGTACGGCAGGGGCGTGTTTCCGCTGAGCGGGTCTCGGCATGGCTCTGTGCCCAGCCGATGCTCTGGTTCGTTGTTGAGGGCGAGTTTGATGCGGACGGCCAGCCGCACAATGTGCGCCCGGTCGTCGTCCATCATCCAAGCGGGGCGACAGTCAGCGTCCTTTTCACCGAGGAGGCTCGGGCCCGCCGCTACCGCGAGCGTCTCCACGCGCCGTCCGAGCCGCTTGCGGTAGTTGCCGCGTCGCCGGCCGATGGGTTTGCGGCGCTGTTGGCACTGCCCATCGACGGGATCACGATTAATCCTGGGGATCCTGACCACCTCAACGCCGGTCGGCGCCAGCTTGAGCTGCTCGCCGCTCTCGCCCGGTCTGATTGAGCGGGCAGTCGCGGCTGTCGAGGCGGGAGGCGGCTGCCCTGTGACGAGTGCAGAGGGCGCTCAGCGCGGTGTTCCCTCGCTCGGCCACCAGCGGTAGAAATGGTGCACGGGGCCGTGGCCGTGACCAAGAGGAAACGCAGCGCGCAGCGCTTCGGTGACATAGGTTTTTGCCTCGCGCACTGCTTCGAGGGGAGAGCGGCCGCGCGCTAAACCGGCGGCGATCGCGGAAGCGAGGGTGCAGCCCGTGCCGTGCGTGTTGCGGGTCGCGATACGCTCCGCGCTCAGTTCGACAAACTCGCCGTCGTAGTAGAGATCGACTGCTGGTCCCGTCCCGTGCCCGCCCTTAATCAGCACGGCGCGCGCGCCGAGCGCGGCGATCGCCTTCGCCGCCTCGCGCCGTGCTTCCTCGGTCTCCAGCGGGTACCCGACGAGTACCTCGGCCTCCGGCAGGTTTGGCGTCACGACTGTCGCCAGCGGGATCAGCCGCTCCCGAAGAGCGGCGACCGCGTCCTCGCGCAGCAGCCGGTCGCCGCTGGTGGCAACCATCACCGGGTCGACGACCAGCGGCCTTAGCCCATGCTCGACGACCTTGCTGGCGACCAGTTCGACGATCGCCGCGCTTGAGAGCATACCGGTTTTGGTTGCGTCGAACCCGATATCCGTAGCGACAGCATCGATCTGGGCCGCGATCAGGTCAAGCGGCAGCTCGAGAACGCCGCTCACGCCGAGCGTGTTCTGCGCCGTCACGGCGGTCACGACCGAAGCGCCGTACACGCCGAGGGCGGAGAACGTCTTGAGGTCGGCTTGAAGGCCGGCGCCGCCGCCACTGTCGGAACCTGCGATCGTGAGCGCCCGCGGGACGGTCATCGATGCAGCTTTCGGCCGACGTCGCCGTAGACGAGGCCGAGCACCACGCCATACGCCAAGTGGCGAAACACCTGCTGGATCACGGGGATCGGCGTCAGGTAACGAGGGAGGTCGCCGCGGCGAATGGCAGGATGAACGCGGTCAAGAAGCGGAAGAAGGAGGGCGCTCAGCACGGCGTTCTCGACTTGCGCGAAAACGAGGCCTGATACCCACGGACGGAACGGCAGCCACCGGCCAAGGGTGAGGGCGTAGAGCAGCGCGAGCAGCGTGCCGAAGCTGAAATGCGCGGCCGTCCCAAGGAACTGCCAGAATGGCGAGCGGCGGGTGACAGCCATCCCGAGCAGTTTGAGGTCGTTTGCGCCGTTCCGGAAGAGGGCGAGGTCGGCAGCTTGGGCGAGGAGGTAGGCGGCGGCGCCGAGGAGGCCGGCCGTGATCGCCCATCCTCGATGAACGGGGCCAAAAAGATTCAAGAGCGGGGCCAGCATTGCTTATCAGAAAGTATAGCGTGCGCCCGCATGCTGTTCCTGCTGTCGGCAGGAGCGGGATGCTACTGCTCCTCGCGCATCGCAGCGCCGATTAGGAGCGCTCGTGCTCATCGAGAAAAGCAAGGAGCGCAGCATTGAACAGATCGGGCTGGTCCAGATTGGAGAGGTGGCCAGCATTGGGAAGGATGACGCGTCGCGCCCCCGGAACAGTGGCGAGGAGATAGTCGCCGCGGGCAAGGATGCCGGGGAGATCGCGCTCTCCATCGACAATGAGCAGCGGCAGGGGATGCTCGCGCAGGCGAGCGGCGGCCTCGACTGGCGGGAGGGGATACGTTCCTCGGCGCGGGTCGCGCATCTGCGGCAGCGGCTGGCTCAGCATAATCTCCTCGATCAGCGGCCAGTTCGGCGTCCCTTTTGATTGCGCGATGAGCGGTCCCTCGAGATTGGCGCGGAGGACGGCGGTCGCGTCGCCTTCCTCCATCAGCGCGTTCAGCCGCATGAGGTGAGCGACGAATGCAGGGTCGGGGGGAGTAGGGGTGACCGAGCCGC
It encodes:
- a CDS encoding SseB family protein; this encodes MTDWSALAAGVRQGRVSAERVSAWLCAQPMLWFVVEGEFDADGQPHNVRPVVVHHPSGATVSVLFTEEARARRYRERLHAPSEPLAVVAASPADGFAALLALPIDGITINPGDPDHLNAGRRQLELLAALARSD
- the thiD gene encoding bifunctional hydroxymethylpyrimidine kinase/phosphomethylpyrimidine kinase; this translates as MTVPRALTIAGSDSGGGAGLQADLKTFSALGVYGASVVTAVTAQNTLGVSGVLELPLDLIAAQIDAVATDIGFDATKTGMLSSAAIVELVASKVVEHGLRPLVVDPVMVATSGDRLLREDAVAALRERLIPLATVVTPNLPEAEVLVGYPLETEEARREAAKAIAALGARAVLIKGGHGTGPAVDLYYDGEFVELSAERIATRNTHGTGCTLASAIAAGLARGRSPLEAVREAKTYVTEALRAAFPLGHGHGPVHHFYRWWPSEGTPR
- a CDS encoding alpha/beta hydrolase, which produces MTAYLSGTGGRIAYEVHGAGPWIVLAHGGGLDRRMWRPQIPALAARYRVVAFDFRGQGESDAPETGYGPDDLLDDLRAVIDGLGIDRLHLAGLSQGAAIAQLYAVAHPDRVKTLILAGGSVTPTPPDPAFVAHLMRLNALMEEGDATAVLRANLEGPLIAQSKGTPNWPLIEEIMLSQPLPQMRDPRRGTYPLPPVEAAARLREHPLPLLIVDGERDLPGILARGDYLLATVPGARRVILPNAGHLSNLDQPDLFNAALLAFLDEHERS